A single genomic interval of Scylla paramamosain isolate STU-SP2022 chromosome 12, ASM3559412v1, whole genome shotgun sequence harbors:
- the LOC135106047 gene encoding uncharacterized protein LOC135106047 isoform X1 — MESTESVIRIPAVLMPSYNKLITTEEGKSAMKRIRVECGVCKATRFYSIHRGITRIAGVVACEGCRQFYQRFKKQPRLEQCDKGGRCFLQEEMPKKCKACGMAHILTRCPVPPSLYHNLLSYLPTDLKKRMPDQPPTSVEVPQERRGGLGLEVYKGDTWEDVTDRSEGRTSTIRAEEDTDADDPNVDDLDMEFEEMVVDDPDIPEAEPPEQTSSPVPVPTPAPRVGRPKKKPGPKPAGDPDQRTAHGSTRGGTLVMASLLEGLKVNNQFMENFNPKTSERMRRKKKKVQYFHSSGRGRGSHPSAFHGPDGSLIASGKDLCDCLTEDCPGCHFPCIKCGSGKCGKECRINRKWYYDKVEVEGSTLSWNNEYIKKI; from the exons ATGGAATCCACTGAGAGTGTTATCAGAATTCCGGCTGTACTGATGCCGTCCTACAACAAGCTGATCA CAACGGAGGAAGGCAAAAGTGCAATGAAGAGGATTCGAGTGGAGTGTGGCGTGTGCAAAGCCACCCGTTTCTATTCCATACATCGCGGCATCACACGCATTGCAGGGGTAGTGGCCTGTGAGGGCTGTCGACAGTTCTACCAACGGTTTAAGAAACAACCTAGACTGGAGCAGTGTGACAAGGGTGGCAG gTGTTTCCTTCAGGAGGAGATGCCCAAGAAGTGCAAGGCTTGTGGGATGGCTCATATCTTGACCAGATGCCCAGTGCCCCCCTCTCTGTACCACAACCTGCTCAGCTATCTTCCCACAGACCTCAAG AAAAGGATGCCAGATCAGCCACCCACATCTGTAGAGGTGCCGCAGGAGCGTCGGGGAGGCCTAGGGCTGGAGGTGTACAAAGGGGACACATGGGAGGATGTGACAGACAGGAGTGAGGGACGAACATCTACCATCAGGGCTGAGGAGGACACAGATGCAGATGACCCCAATGTGGATGACTTGGATATGGAGTTTGAGGAGATGGTAGTGGATGATCCT GACATCCCTGAAGCGGAGCCCCCCGAGCAGACCTCTTCCCCAGTCCCTGTCCCCACACCAGCGCCTCGCGTTGGCCGCCCTAAGAAGAAACCTGGGCCTAAGCCTGCTGGCGACCCCGACCAGCGA ACTGCTCATGGGTCGACCAGAGGAGGAACATTG gTGATGGCTTCACTGCTGGAGGGCCTCAAGGTCAACAATCAGTTCATGGAAAACTTCAACCCTAAAACAAGTGAGCGGATGAGacgcaagaagaagaaggtgcaGTACTTCCACAGTTCTGGCAG aggGAGGGGAAGTCACCCATCAGCCTTCCATGGTCCTGATGGGTCACTGATCGCCTCAGGGAAGGACCTGTGTGATTGCCTGACTGAGGACTGCCCTGGATGCCACTTCCCATGCATCAAGTGTGGCTCAGGGAAGTGTGGCAAAGAGTGCAG aatAAATCGCAAGTGGTATTATGACAAGGTGGAAGTGGAAGGATCGACTCTTTCCTGGAACAATGAATACATCAAGAAAATCTGA
- the LOC135106045 gene encoding uncharacterized protein LOC135106045, with product MYVSVETDKRTATNCTRTFEKSARTAANIVCAYSTFQCTRSNIQDYFVRAVSLATATGEKTLVCSRTMEWTNDKIIKFIQAIETRPTLWDPSDIDYKNKNKKHDATKELGEEFNCDSTEVMRKWKIILAQFRRERKKIVESKTSGSGREDIYKPKWFAFEHLAFIHGRDCPNVSVNTEWQINQQMSEDMLEEGESETEEAPQKSPIAKLKPPNKVRKRPAENEDPRIHHALSIMENVNKQVQSKKQDDYDIFGIAVATKLRRIKDEHTRILVQRDIDMLLYDAILGTGKYSTTPVPSPYSENSTSNQAYGYSSTVGAFNTFNYDGGNNSASY from the exons ATGTATGTTTCGGTGGAAACGGACAAGCGAACAGCAACAAATTGTACGCGAACATTTGAGAAAAGTGCGCGCACAGCTGCGAACATTGTGTGCGCGTACTCAACTTTTCAGTGTACACGCTCTAACATACAGGATTACTTTGTGCGCGCAGTCAGTCTTGCTACCGCTACAGGAGAGAAAACATTGGTGTGTTCGCGCACAATGGAGTGGACAAATGATAAAATCATTAAGTTTATTCAGGCCATTGAAACGCGCCCAACGCTCTGGGACCCTTCAGACATAGattataaaaacaagaacaaaaaacatgATGCAACTAAGGAATTGGGTGAAGAATTTAATTGTGATTCAACTGAAGTAATGCGGAAATGGAAGATCATTCTTGCTCAGTTCCGCAGAGAGCGCAAGAAAATTGTAGAATCTAAAACTTCAGGTTCTGGCAGAGAAGATATCTATAAACCAAAGTGGTTTGCATTTGAACATCTCGCTTTCATTCATGGAAGAGACTGTCCAAATGTCAGCGTCAACACAGAATGGCAAATCAATCAGCAG ATGTCAGAAGACATGCTTGAAGAAGGGGAGAGTGAAACTGAAGAAGCACCTCAAAAAAGTCCAATTGCCAAATTAAAGCCTCCTAATAAAGTGAGAAAACGTCCTGCTGAAAATGAGGACCCAAGAATTCATCATGCTTTGTCCATTATGGAGAACGTGAATAAGCAGGTGCAATCAAAGAAGCAAGATGATTATGATATTTTTGGTATTGCAGTAGCAACGAAATTACGCAGAATCAAAGACGAACACACAAGGATTTTAGTGCAAAGAGATATAGACATGCTATTGTATGACGCAATCCTTGGCACTGGAAAGTACTCTACAACTCCCGTGCCATCGCCTTATTCAGAGAATTCGACAAGTAATCAAGCTTATGGATATTCTTCTACTGTCGGAGCTTTCAACACTTTCAACTATGATGGTGGAAATAATAGTGCTAGTTATTAA
- the LOC135106047 gene encoding uncharacterized protein LOC135106047 isoform X2: MESTESVIRIPAVLMPSYNKLITTEEGKSAMKRIRVECGVCKATRFYSIHRGITRIAGVVACEGCRQFYQRFKKQPRLEQCDKGGRCFLQEEMPKKCKACGMAHILTRCPVPPSLYHNLLSYLPTDLKKRMPDQPPTSVEVPQERRGGLGLEVYKGDTWEDVTDRSEGRTSTIRAEEDTDADDPNVDDLDMEFEEMVVDDPDIPEAEPPEQTSSPVPVPTPAPRVGRPKKKPGPKPAGDPDQRVMASLLEGLKVNNQFMENFNPKTSERMRRKKKKVQYFHSSGRGRGSHPSAFHGPDGSLIASGKDLCDCLTEDCPGCHFPCIKCGSGKCGKECRINRKWYYDKVEVEGSTLSWNNEYIKKI; encoded by the exons ATGGAATCCACTGAGAGTGTTATCAGAATTCCGGCTGTACTGATGCCGTCCTACAACAAGCTGATCA CAACGGAGGAAGGCAAAAGTGCAATGAAGAGGATTCGAGTGGAGTGTGGCGTGTGCAAAGCCACCCGTTTCTATTCCATACATCGCGGCATCACACGCATTGCAGGGGTAGTGGCCTGTGAGGGCTGTCGACAGTTCTACCAACGGTTTAAGAAACAACCTAGACTGGAGCAGTGTGACAAGGGTGGCAG gTGTTTCCTTCAGGAGGAGATGCCCAAGAAGTGCAAGGCTTGTGGGATGGCTCATATCTTGACCAGATGCCCAGTGCCCCCCTCTCTGTACCACAACCTGCTCAGCTATCTTCCCACAGACCTCAAG AAAAGGATGCCAGATCAGCCACCCACATCTGTAGAGGTGCCGCAGGAGCGTCGGGGAGGCCTAGGGCTGGAGGTGTACAAAGGGGACACATGGGAGGATGTGACAGACAGGAGTGAGGGACGAACATCTACCATCAGGGCTGAGGAGGACACAGATGCAGATGACCCCAATGTGGATGACTTGGATATGGAGTTTGAGGAGATGGTAGTGGATGATCCT GACATCCCTGAAGCGGAGCCCCCCGAGCAGACCTCTTCCCCAGTCCCTGTCCCCACACCAGCGCCTCGCGTTGGCCGCCCTAAGAAGAAACCTGGGCCTAAGCCTGCTGGCGACCCCGACCAGCGA gTGATGGCTTCACTGCTGGAGGGCCTCAAGGTCAACAATCAGTTCATGGAAAACTTCAACCCTAAAACAAGTGAGCGGATGAGacgcaagaagaagaaggtgcaGTACTTCCACAGTTCTGGCAG aggGAGGGGAAGTCACCCATCAGCCTTCCATGGTCCTGATGGGTCACTGATCGCCTCAGGGAAGGACCTGTGTGATTGCCTGACTGAGGACTGCCCTGGATGCCACTTCCCATGCATCAAGTGTGGCTCAGGGAAGTGTGGCAAAGAGTGCAG aatAAATCGCAAGTGGTATTATGACAAGGTGGAAGTGGAAGGATCGACTCTTTCCTGGAACAATGAATACATCAAGAAAATCTGA
- the LOC135106046 gene encoding uncharacterized protein LOC135106046 isoform X1: MYLFKVSKELISRIVPEVCGALITTLKENIKIPSTPEEWNTVASEFDRLWNFPHCMGAIDGKHVVLQAPAHTGSDFFNYKGQFSIVLLAIVDAKCMFRYVDIGCKGRISDGGVFKNTPFYANLQQGNLNLPNPYALPGRNEAIQPVLVADDAFALDVNVLKPYPGQHDKRTKERIFNYRLSRARRIVENAFGILSAVFRVLRKPILLAPEKAQQITLTCCYLHNFLMKKKSSSQLYSPNGFLDTENADTHHIVPGAWRHDAPNENFSPLEHVGRRPSGSAIAVREEFTEYFMTDIGMVPWQEERA; encoded by the exons ATGTATTTATTCAAAGTTTCAAAAGAACTTATCAGCCGTATTGTTCCAGAAGTGTGTGGTGCATTGATAACCacactaaaagaaaatattaag atTCCAAGTACCCCGGAAGAATGGAACACAGTGGCAAGTGAATTTGATCGTTTGTGGAATTTCCCCCATTGCATGGGGGCAATTGACGGGAAACATGTTGTGCTTCAAGCTCCGGCCCACACAGGCAGTGACTTTTTCAACTACAAAGGACAATTCAGCATTGTGCTGCTAGCAATTGTTGATGCTAAATGCATGTTTAGATACGTGGATATTGGATGTAAAGGAAGGATATCAGATGGTGGTGTCTTTAAGAATACTCCTTTTTATGCTAATCTACAACAGGGTAACTTGAATCTACCAAACCCTTATGCCTTACCAGGAAGAAATGAAGCTATTCAACCTGTGCTAGTTGCAGATGATGCTTTCGCATTAGATGTCAATGTACTAAAACCTTACCCTGGTCAACATgacaaaagaacaaaggaaagaatatttAATTATCGTCTAAGCAGAGCGAGGAGGATTGTTGAAAATGCATTCGGCATTTTATCTGCAGTGTTTCGTGTGCTTAGAAAACCTATTCTCTTAGCTCCTGAAAAAGCACAACAGATAACACTGACGTGTTGCTACTTGCATAattttttaatgaaaaaaaagtcctcTTCACAACTGTATTCTCCAAATGGTTTTTTGGATACTGAAAATGCAGATACTCATCACATTGTACCTGGAGCATGGCGCCATGATGCACCTAATGAAAATTTCTCACCCTTAGAACATGTCGGAAGAAGACCATCCGGAAGTGCAATTGCAGTCAGAGAAGAGTTTACAGAATATTTTATGACGGACATCGGAATGGTTCCATGGCAAGAAGAAAGAGCTTAA
- the LOC135106049 gene encoding thioredoxin, mitochondrial-like — protein MLNNPAVRSLLQQMVAGPVVGRHVQHLACTVSRSFHNSEPAMEIFMVNSEDDFKNKVMRSGVPVIVNFHAEWCEPCHSLKPLLEKIAQENEGHLHLAEVAVDEHLDLLHAFEVTAVPAVLGIHRGMVVEKFVGLVSHKEIKGFVDKLLNK, from the exons ATGCTTAACAACCCAGCAGTTCGATCTCTGCTACAGCAGATGGTAGCAGGACCTGTTGTAGGGCGACATGTACAACACCTGGCTTGCACAGTGAGCAGGAGTTTCCACAATAGTGAGCCTGCCATGGAAATCTTTATGGTAAATAGTGAAGATGATTTTAAGAACAAAGTCATGCGAAGTGGTGTTCCAGTCATAGTGAACTTTCATGCTGAGTGGTGTGAGCCGTGCCATTCCCTCAAGCCTCTGTTAGAGAAGATTGCCCAAGAAAATGAGGGTCACCTCCACTTGGCTGAG GTGGCAGTGGATGAACACCTTGATCTGCTGCATGCCTTTGAGGTGACAGCAGTGCCAGCAGTGTTGGGTATCCACCgggggatggtggtggagaagtTTGTTGGTCTAGTGTCTcacaaagaaattaaaggatttGTTGATAAATTGCTAAATAAGTAG